One Nitrospinaceae bacterium genomic window carries:
- a CDS encoding inositol monophosphatase — protein MALRAFLEDVAREAGGVALGFFGKVETEHKGTSIVSEADRAAERLILSRIKAEFPGEYILAEESGASGDDPIGDDTCWWAVDPIDGTLAYLSNLPFWAVSVARMLGGRVVGGAIYVPALGEMYSAVSGGAAHKNGAPLDLLSGEPPGDHTPLFVPCSEIEALDIRFPGKRLSVAAIAVHLLYAATGSAYGVVSEPTRAYDIAAADLILECVGGAVRYLSGEKIDYAMIADGRRSPEPVVAAASGQVDWLRGQVSWSGD, from the coding sequence ATGGCGCTTCGAGCATTTCTTGAAGATGTTGCGCGTGAGGCTGGCGGGGTGGCCCTTGGGTTTTTCGGCAAGGTCGAGACCGAGCACAAGGGGACAAGCATCGTCTCCGAGGCGGATCGTGCCGCCGAGCGGCTAATTCTCTCCCGTATCAAGGCGGAGTTTCCAGGAGAGTACATCCTGGCCGAGGAGAGCGGTGCGAGCGGTGACGATCCCATTGGAGATGACACCTGCTGGTGGGCAGTCGATCCTATCGATGGAACGCTCGCCTACCTGAGCAATCTCCCTTTTTGGGCGGTGTCGGTGGCTCGGATGCTCGGTGGGCGGGTTGTGGGCGGCGCGATCTATGTCCCCGCTCTAGGCGAAATGTACTCGGCGGTCTCGGGAGGGGCGGCACACAAAAACGGCGCACCGCTCGACTTGTTGTCTGGTGAGCCCCCCGGTGATCACACCCCGCTATTTGTCCCCTGCTCGGAAATCGAGGCGCTCGACATCCGGTTTCCGGGCAAGCGACTCTCTGTGGCGGCAATTGCCGTCCATTTACTCTATGCGGCGACGGGCTCGGCATATGGCGTAGTCTCCGAGCCCACACGTGCATATGACATTGCTGCTGCAGATCTAATTCTTGAGTGCGTGGGAGGGGCGGTTCGCTATCTGTCGGGAGAAAAAATCGATTATGCCATGATTGCGGACGGGCGTAGGTCGCCCGAGCCGGT
- a CDS encoding GntR family transcriptional regulator produces the protein MSVTQKDIRREANLTELAYQYLEKSILDVRLAPGMRVSEAEVARSLQMSRGPVREALSKLESVGLVTREANRGARVTDFDEKELEDLDALRSHLLSMAGRLAAERARPDQIDKMNGIIEKMSAVIGSDDYSTYPDLNSQFHNLLNEMSGNEKLSEMINQIYRQISRYHLLAMVYREGLEDSFKSHKRILETIKARDAASAERELADHGRLSYQVLLSNFSRIRQAFQSNAARHIQNDHSSGSETKNGSLPSSITS, from the coding sequence TTGTCCGTCACACAGAAAGATATACGTCGAGAGGCTAACCTGACCGAGCTTGCCTACCAATATTTAGAGAAGAGCATCCTCGATGTTCGCCTCGCTCCGGGTATGCGCGTTAGCGAGGCCGAGGTGGCCCGTTCGCTACAAATGAGCCGGGGGCCGGTGCGCGAGGCCCTTAGTAAACTCGAATCCGTAGGCCTTGTTACGCGAGAGGCAAACAGGGGAGCCCGTGTCACCGATTTTGATGAAAAAGAACTCGAGGACCTCGACGCACTAAGGAGCCACCTGCTCTCCATGGCAGGCCGTCTGGCCGCAGAGCGAGCACGGCCCGATCAGATCGATAAAATGAACGGAATCATCGAGAAAATGAGCGCTGTCATTGGCTCTGACGATTACTCTACCTACCCCGATCTAAATTCTCAATTCCACAATCTGCTCAACGAGATGAGCGGCAACGAAAAGCTCTCGGAAATGATAAATCAGATTTACCGCCAAATTAGCCGCTACCACCTTTTGGCCATGGTATATCGAGAAGGCCTGGAGGATTCCTTTAAAAGCCACAAACGAATTCTCGAGACAATTAAAGCGAGGGATGCGGCCTCCGCCGAGCGAGAACTAGCGGACCATGGTCGGCTTTCCTATCAGGTGCTTCTCTCGAATTTCAGCCGTATTCGTCAAGCCTTTCAGTCTAATGCCGCAAGACACATACAAAATGATCACTCTTCCGGCAGCGAGACAAAAAACGGCTCGTTGCCGAGTTCCATTACAAGTTAG
- a CDS encoding heme-binding protein has protein sequence MPFVQTTRLSSKGARMMMEAAIGKAESYGIAVTVAIVDAGGHMLNLERMDGGRFHTIHSSTTKAVCSASNKRPTTTKGAQAQDLDTLHAVGLSLAAGAERWTAMEGGFPIIYGGECVGGIGISGGDWEQDQAIAQSAIDAVGAGTSID, from the coding sequence ATGCCGTTCGTACAAACAACACGCCTCTCCTCAAAGGGGGCGAGAATGATGATGGAGGCCGCTATTGGCAAGGCCGAGTCCTACGGCATCGCCGTCACAGTTGCTATCGTGGACGCCGGTGGCCATATGCTCAACCTAGAGCGTATGGACGGTGGTCGCTTCCACACCATCCATTCCTCGACGACCAAAGCCGTATGCTCTGCCTCCAACAAACGTCCCACGACAACAAAGGGCGCGCAGGCACAAGATCTCGACACCCTCCATGCCGTCGGGCTCTCACTCGCCGCAGGAGCCGAACGATGGACGGCAATGGAAGGGGGCTTTCCGATTATTTATGGCGGCGAGTGCGTTGGCGGCATCGGCATCAGCGGCGGTGATTGGGAGCAGGACCAGGCAATCGCCCAGTCGGCTATCGATGCTGTAGGTGCGGGCACTTCGATTGATTAA
- a CDS encoding MBL fold metallo-hydrolase: MARLVKALPGPARTNGFVNTTPGIFAAINLSGGKGTTLAGRALDKRGGGGDTNFGVILTKDKPVIIDNDIRVRKEFTSGLKKITRKSPGLMLHTHHNFDHTSDNAYFHKQGTISFGTDIVRREMEREFNAGIWVSQMAGRLLKVEHFDGKIGIETPRVTFDDEITIRYGGRTFQMISIGHCHTKSDTVIWMPEEKVLFAGDAFTYRTQPVVRIGNILNWIDTLDRLKKFPARQIIPGHGPIPPRGNKCLDEFKIYLTRLRDRTARALKKTGTPVKAAKLVRMDEYRNWFRAPLVYVNALKMAKELKGKI, translated from the coding sequence ATGGCACGCCTTGTTAAAGCGCTTCCAGGCCCGGCTCGCACGAATGGTTTCGTGAATACGACTCCTGGGATTTTTGCTGCAATCAATTTAAGCGGAGGCAAAGGAACCACACTTGCCGGAAGAGCCCTCGACAAAAGAGGTGGAGGGGGCGACACGAATTTCGGCGTCATCTTGACCAAAGATAAACCTGTCATTATTGATAATGATATTCGGGTCAGAAAAGAGTTCACCTCCGGGCTGAAAAAGATTACCCGAAAGTCACCGGGACTCATGCTCCATACCCACCACAATTTCGATCACACCTCGGATAACGCCTATTTTCATAAACAAGGAACCATATCCTTCGGAACCGATATTGTTCGCCGGGAGATGGAGCGGGAATTCAACGCGGGCATCTGGGTCAGTCAGATGGCTGGCCGCCTTCTCAAGGTAGAGCATTTTGACGGCAAGATCGGAATCGAAACTCCGAGAGTCACCTTCGATGACGAGATAACCATCCGCTACGGTGGCCGTACGTTCCAGATGATCTCCATCGGACACTGCCACACGAAATCTGACACCGTAATCTGGATGCCCGAGGAAAAGGTGCTGTTCGCAGGTGACGCCTTCACCTATCGCACCCAGCCGGTGGTTCGAATCGGAAACATATTAAATTGGATAGACACGCTCGACCGGCTAAAAAAGTTTCCCGCGCGCCAAATTATTCCGGGGCACGGCCCGATTCCACCCAGGGGAAATAAATGCCTCGATGAATTTAAAATCTACCTCACAAGGCTGCGAGATCGCACCGCGCGGGCACTCAAAAAAACTGGGACACCAGTAAAAGCCGCCAAACTTGTTCGGATGGATGAGTACAGGAACTGGTTCCGTGCACCACTCGTATATGTGAACGCCCTCAAGATGGCCAAAGAGCTGAAGGGGAAAATCTAA
- a CDS encoding tripartite tricarboxylate transporter substrate binding protein, with translation MKKLFVYGVGVFFVFALMGHMNPAQAAYPTKAIQFIIPFGAGGGADIEGRLLSKEMSKILGVPVVPINKPGAGGAVTFTYVKNSKPDGHTIAWTSTSILTTTNIGNVPFKWNALDHIGRVEIQPLPFTVKASSKWKTFKDFVTDCKKNPNTLKVALPSIGSSTHVSAATLLGQAGCKAIILPTGIKRRNSSLLSGESDAMDAPLTGTIRLAKAGKFRILVIPGSKRNSVIPNVPTMKDLGYNYPPVDFFRGLAVAKGTPHLIKAKIADAMMRAARSNAFTKFAKKKGFTVAPLGPVGMKEYLTAQNKVVEASMRKLGLYQSKRKK, from the coding sequence ATGAAAAAATTATTTGTGTATGGCGTAGGCGTGTTCTTCGTGTTCGCGCTCATGGGACACATGAACCCGGCTCAGGCCGCCTATCCGACAAAAGCAATTCAGTTCATCATTCCCTTTGGCGCAGGTGGTGGCGCTGATATCGAAGGGCGCTTGCTCTCGAAGGAGATGAGCAAAATCCTCGGGGTGCCTGTCGTACCAATCAACAAGCCTGGCGCGGGTGGCGCGGTAACTTTCACCTATGTGAAGAACTCAAAGCCCGACGGACACACCATTGCATGGACATCCACCTCGATCCTGACGACCACCAACATCGGGAACGTGCCCTTCAAGTGGAACGCTCTGGACCACATTGGCCGCGTGGAGATTCAGCCTCTGCCCTTCACGGTGAAGGCATCCTCTAAATGGAAGACATTCAAGGACTTCGTCACAGACTGCAAGAAAAATCCCAATACGCTAAAAGTAGCTCTTCCCAGCATCGGATCGAGCACCCATGTTTCGGCCGCTACACTTCTGGGCCAGGCGGGATGCAAGGCGATCATTCTTCCCACGGGCATTAAGCGTCGCAACTCGTCTCTGCTGAGCGGCGAATCAGACGCGATGGACGCCCCGCTGACGGGAACCATCCGGCTAGCCAAGGCTGGGAAATTTCGCATTCTCGTCATCCCCGGCTCAAAACGCAATTCTGTGATTCCCAATGTTCCGACGATGAAAGATCTTGGCTACAACTATCCGCCCGTCGATTTTTTCCGGGGCCTGGCTGTCGCCAAAGGAACGCCTCACCTGATTAAGGCAAAGATCGCTGATGCCATGATGCGCGCAGCGCGTTCAAACGCATTCACCAAATTCGCCAAGAAGAAAGGCTTCACCGTTGCCCCGCTGGGCCCGGTCGGCATGAAGGAATACCTGACCGCCCAAAACAAAGTCGTCGAGGCTTCGATGAGAAAACTGGGGCTTTATCAGTCCAAGCGTAAAAAATAA
- a CDS encoding tripartite tricarboxylate transporter TctB family protein has protein sequence MRAKNIGASIFMMAFAVLYGYLTTGLPERTLPNTPGPPFMPWILTICLFAISAIWFFNSLKISSDLKELVEKKEHLLFPAAALGMFLFFLVALPYLGFLLGGIPFFAGLMLASGERRPLWIIVFSIAIPVFIFFLFREGFMIILPPGEWLD, from the coding sequence ATGCGCGCGAAAAATATCGGCGCCTCCATATTTATGATGGCCTTCGCGGTGCTGTACGGATACCTCACTACCGGTCTCCCCGAGCGCACGCTTCCAAACACGCCGGGCCCGCCATTCATGCCCTGGATTTTGACAATCTGCTTGTTTGCCATATCGGCTATCTGGTTTTTTAATAGCCTAAAAATCAGCTCCGACTTAAAAGAGCTTGTCGAGAAAAAAGAACACCTGCTCTTTCCCGCAGCCGCGCTCGGCATGTTTTTATTTTTCCTGGTGGCGCTCCCATACCTCGGCTTTTTATTAGGCGGGATTCCTTTTTTTGCCGGGCTGATGCTGGCCTCGGGAGAGAGAAGACCTTTGTGGATTATTGTCTTTTCGATTGCGATACCTGTTTTCATTTTCTTTTTATTCCGTGAAGGATTCATGATAATCCTTCCCCCGGGCGAGTGGTTGGACTAA